Proteins encoded within one genomic window of Microbacterium sp. LKL04:
- a CDS encoding CPBP family glutamic-type intramembrane protease, with protein sequence MTVPQPVPVPHRAAPALPADTTGPGAAFHRLLFARQRRGWWTPLATGAIGVVLYLIVSTVIGFVFALTLFASDPSADVYALLDRLVTIDVTDPLGLAVILLSLAVMWPIYLLSSFLVNGRRVGFLSSVAGSLRWRWLLLCAGAAVVVYIVISALSFLLPAEEGSGGTLVPPQDNPAFVASLVIVLILVPFQATAEEYVFRGYLMQTVGRWLKHPAWSILLPVPLFVLGHVYDWAGQVSVGVFAIAAGWLTWRTGGLEAAIALHVVNNLAAFGFSVFGLSDAAATDTSVVSLVSSVVMIGAFVGVVEWLWRRGDGRRTLRITPAPEPVQVLPVYAGAYPPVYGQPPVYGQPSVYGQAPAYGQPPVYGQPPVYGQPPVYGQAPGYGQPPVYDQAPGYGQPPGYGQPVDPAPAPTPPAAPYDGPPLQPHQAPRWGEYAPAPDATPAPERSATADPAPSGPADSGSAGSGTDAGGSDGSTGSSSSD encoded by the coding sequence GTGACTGTTCCGCAGCCCGTCCCCGTTCCCCACCGCGCCGCGCCGGCTCTTCCCGCCGACACCACCGGCCCGGGCGCCGCCTTCCACCGCTTGCTGTTCGCGCGTCAACGCCGAGGCTGGTGGACGCCCCTGGCGACGGGGGCGATCGGCGTCGTGCTGTACCTCATCGTGTCCACGGTGATCGGGTTCGTCTTCGCGCTGACCCTCTTCGCCTCGGACCCGTCCGCGGACGTCTATGCGCTTCTGGATCGGTTGGTGACGATCGACGTCACCGATCCGCTCGGGCTCGCTGTCATCCTGCTGTCGCTCGCGGTGATGTGGCCGATCTACCTGCTGTCGTCGTTCCTCGTGAACGGGCGGCGCGTCGGCTTCCTCTCGTCGGTCGCCGGATCGCTCCGGTGGAGGTGGCTGCTGCTGTGCGCGGGCGCCGCCGTCGTCGTGTACATCGTCATCTCCGCGCTCTCCTTCCTCCTGCCGGCCGAGGAAGGATCGGGGGGCACGCTCGTGCCGCCGCAGGACAATCCCGCCTTCGTGGCATCCCTCGTCATCGTCCTGATCCTCGTCCCGTTCCAGGCGACCGCCGAGGAATACGTCTTCCGCGGGTACCTCATGCAGACGGTCGGACGCTGGCTGAAGCACCCCGCGTGGTCGATCCTGTTGCCGGTGCCGCTGTTCGTGCTGGGGCACGTGTACGACTGGGCCGGACAGGTCAGCGTCGGGGTGTTCGCCATTGCCGCCGGGTGGCTCACGTGGCGGACCGGGGGCCTCGAGGCCGCGATCGCGCTGCACGTCGTCAACAACCTCGCCGCATTCGGATTCTCGGTGTTCGGTCTCAGCGACGCGGCGGCGACCGACACGAGCGTCGTGAGCCTGGTGTCGTCGGTGGTGATGATCGGCGCGTTCGTGGGAGTCGTCGAGTGGCTCTGGCGCCGTGGCGACGGGCGTCGCACCCTGCGGATCACGCCCGCACCCGAACCCGTGCAGGTTCTGCCCGTGTACGCCGGCGCGTACCCTCCGGTGTACGGCCAGCCGCCCGTGTACGGTCAGCCCTCGGTCTACGGTCAGGCGCCCGCGTACGGCCAGCCGCCGGTGTACGGTCAGCCGCCCGTGTACGGTCAGCCCCCGGTGTACGGTCAGGCGCCGGGCTACGGTCAGCCGCCGGTGTACGATCAGGCGCCGGGCTACGGTCAGCCGCCGGGCTACGGTCAGCCGGTGGACCCCGCGCCCGCGCCGACGCCGCCGGCGGCACCGTACGACGGTCCGCCGCTGCAGCCGCATCAGGCGCCCCGGTGGGGCGAGTACGCGCCTGCGC
- a CDS encoding response regulator transcription factor, with protein MTAARILVVDDEPNIRDLLVTSLRFAGYQVRAVANGAQTISAVLEEEPDLIILDVMLPDMNGFSVTKRLRGAGYTAPILFLTAKDATEDKIEGLNSGGDDYVTKPFSLDEIVARIQAILRRTMQADEDSIIKAGEITMDQDTHDVQVGDTSIDLSPTEFKLLRYLMLNPNRVLSKAQILDHVWEYDFNGDAGIVESYISYLRRKIDPHSSEPLIQTKRGFGYMLKADRTA; from the coding sequence ATGACCGCTGCACGCATCCTCGTCGTGGACGACGAGCCGAACATCCGGGATCTGCTCGTCACGAGCCTCCGGTTCGCCGGATACCAGGTCCGTGCCGTCGCGAACGGCGCCCAGACCATCTCGGCCGTCCTCGAAGAAGAACCCGACCTGATCATCCTCGACGTCATGTTGCCCGACATGAACGGCTTCAGCGTGACCAAGCGTCTCCGCGGAGCGGGCTACACGGCGCCCATCCTCTTTCTGACGGCGAAGGACGCCACCGAGGACAAGATCGAGGGCCTCAACTCCGGCGGCGACGACTACGTCACCAAGCCCTTCAGCCTCGATGAGATCGTCGCGCGCATCCAGGCCATCCTGCGCCGCACGATGCAGGCCGACGAGGACTCGATCATCAAGGCCGGCGAGATCACGATGGACCAGGACACGCATGACGTCCAGGTGGGCGACACCTCGATCGACCTCTCCCCGACCGAGTTCAAGCTCCTGCGCTACCTGATGCTCAACCCGAACCGGGTGCTCAGCAAAGCCCAGATCCTCGACCACGTGTGGGAGTACGACTTCAACGGCGACGCCGGCATCGTGGAGAGCTATATCTCCTACCTCCGCCGCAAGATCGACCCGCACTCCTCCGAACCGCTCATCCAGACCAAGCGCGGCTTCGGATACATGCTGAAGGCCGACCGCACCGCCTGA
- a CDS encoding sensor histidine kinase, whose product MTVSILAFGMIAAGVGTMIFLRNAQLSAVDQSLTQTVTTDIASSLMNVTLDDGGATFTPIAAAPTDFSVAVYSGKGEGERLAVAGGDGSLAPPQFPETFSLDQTVLDGTAPFDLTSADGTVRYRASVDTLPIAGSREYYTQLVALPLNDVNRTVANYIGIYTVLALFTIVCSAILTRGLVTLAFRGLGQVESTAMTIARGDFSQRMSDIAPGTEVGRLKTAINVMLERIDEALGERDSTVDRMRRFIGDASHELRTPLVTVRGYAELYRMGAIQDPEQTAQAMERIEKEAIRMGALVEDLLALARLDEQRDVAVVPVDLRPIARDAALDARAASPDREVTFSGQTPTSTIPLAVFTAQEPTPKRRGGAIAGAGRLLRRRPRTDAAPPPALQTEPILIPAPQVVLPIVLGDENRIRQVVANLLGNARRYTPEGSPIELTVGADLDSGRGWISIADHGEGVPEQIRSKIFQRFWRADSSRTRETGGSGLGLSIVASIVATLHGTIEVTDTPGGGATFTVSLPLAMDRATAGEAVDLATQPLPRAPRSED is encoded by the coding sequence GTGACCGTCAGCATCCTCGCCTTCGGCATGATCGCCGCCGGTGTGGGAACGATGATCTTCCTGCGCAACGCGCAGCTGTCCGCTGTGGACCAGTCGCTGACGCAGACGGTCACGACCGATATCGCGAGCAGTCTGATGAACGTCACGCTCGACGACGGCGGGGCGACCTTCACCCCCATCGCGGCGGCGCCGACGGACTTCTCGGTCGCGGTGTACAGCGGCAAGGGCGAGGGCGAACGCCTGGCGGTCGCGGGAGGCGACGGATCGCTCGCACCGCCGCAGTTCCCGGAGACGTTCTCGCTCGACCAGACCGTGCTCGACGGCACGGCTCCGTTCGACCTCACGTCGGCGGATGGAACCGTTCGCTACCGCGCGAGCGTCGACACGTTGCCGATCGCAGGATCGCGCGAGTACTACACGCAGCTCGTCGCACTGCCTCTCAACGACGTGAACCGGACGGTGGCCAACTACATCGGCATCTACACCGTGCTGGCCCTGTTCACGATCGTCTGCAGCGCGATCCTGACGCGCGGACTCGTCACCCTCGCCTTCCGTGGACTCGGCCAGGTCGAATCCACCGCCATGACGATCGCCCGGGGCGACTTCAGCCAACGCATGAGCGACATCGCCCCCGGCACCGAGGTCGGCCGACTGAAGACGGCGATCAACGTCATGTTGGAGCGCATCGACGAAGCGCTCGGCGAGCGCGACTCGACCGTCGATCGCATGCGGCGTTTCATCGGCGACGCGAGCCACGAGCTCCGCACGCCGCTCGTGACCGTGCGCGGGTATGCCGAGCTGTATCGCATGGGGGCTATCCAGGATCCGGAGCAGACCGCCCAGGCCATGGAGCGCATCGAGAAAGAGGCGATCCGCATGGGCGCGCTCGTCGAGGATCTCCTCGCCCTCGCGCGCCTCGACGAGCAGCGGGACGTCGCGGTCGTCCCCGTCGACCTCCGCCCGATCGCCCGGGATGCCGCCCTCGACGCGCGCGCCGCCTCTCCCGATCGCGAGGTCACGTTCTCGGGGCAGACCCCGACGTCGACGATCCCGCTCGCGGTCTTCACGGCGCAGGAACCGACGCCGAAGCGACGCGGTGGCGCGATCGCCGGTGCGGGTCGCCTGCTGCGCCGTCGTCCCCGCACGGATGCCGCGCCTCCCCCGGCGCTCCAGACGGAACCGATTCTGATCCCCGCGCCGCAGGTGGTCCTCCCCATCGTGCTCGGCGACGAGAACCGGATCCGCCAGGTGGTGGCCAACCTCCTCGGCAACGCGCGCCGGTACACGCCCGAGGGCTCGCCCATCGAACTGACGGTCGGCGCCGACCTCGATTCCGGCCGCGGGTGGATCTCGATCGCCGACCACGGCGAGGGTGTGCCCGAGCAGATCCGCAGCAAGATCTTCCAGCGCTTCTGGCGAGCCGACTCGTCCCGCACCCGCGAGACGGGCGGCTCCGGCCTCGGACTGTCGATCGTCGCTTCCATCGTCGCCACCCTGCACGGCACCATCGAGGTCACCGACACCCCCGGCGGCGGCGCGACCTTCACGGTATCCCTCCCCCTCGCGATGGACCGTGCCACGGCCGGCGAAGCCGTCGACCTGGCCACACAGCCGCTCCCGCGGGCACCCCGCTCCGAGGACTGA
- a CDS encoding WXG100 family type VII secretion target — MTAFTVDSDAVLAATTTIRATGDRVQSETATMLGHLTQLQGSWTGSASVAFQGVVERWRAAQRELDAALADISTALGAVGQQYAQTEMAAAGMFR; from the coding sequence ATGACCGCCTTCACCGTCGACAGCGACGCCGTCCTCGCCGCGACCACCACGATCCGCGCCACCGGCGACCGGGTCCAGTCCGAGACCGCCACGATGCTCGGACACCTCACTCAGTTGCAGGGATCGTGGACCGGCAGCGCCTCGGTCGCCTTCCAGGGAGTCGTCGAACGCTGGCGTGCCGCCCAGCGCGAACTGGATGCCGCCCTCGCCGACATCAGCACCGCACTGGGCGCCGTCGGCCAGCAGTACGCGCAGACCGAGATGGCCGCGGCGGGCATGTTCCGCTGA